One segment of Erigeron canadensis isolate Cc75 chromosome 2, C_canadensis_v1, whole genome shotgun sequence DNA contains the following:
- the LOC122589017 gene encoding N-terminal kinase-like protein isoform X1, translating to MFKFLKDVVAGSVAGVKDLPYNIGEPYSSAWASWTHSRGTSKLDGSPVSIFSLTGSNAGDGRIAAARNGVKRLRTVRHPNVLSFLHSTEAEINDGSLTKVTIYIVTEPVMPLAEKIKELGLQGTKRDEYYAWGLQRIAKAVSFLNNDCKLVHGNVCLESVVVTQTLDWKLHGFDVLSAFDGNNEASAGPMLEYDWLVGAQYKPVELAKSDWATIRKSPPWAIDSWGLGCLIYEIFSGLKLSKTEELRNTALLPKSLLPDYQRLLNSTPSRRLNSSKLVENCEFFQNKLVDTIHFMEILNLKDSVEKDTFFRKLPTLAEQLPREIVLKKLLPLLASALEFGSAGAPALTPLLKFGAWLSPEEFNIKVLPTLVKLFASNDRAIRVGLLQHIDQYGESFSAQVADEQVYPHIATGFSDTSAFLRELTLKSMLVLAPKLSQRTLSGSLLKYLSKLQVDEEPAIRTNTTILLGNLASYLNEGTRKRVLINAFTVRALRDTFPPARGAGIMALCATSSYYDAQEIAVRILPNVVVLIVDPDSDVRSKAFEAVEQFLLIVKQFHDKTRSGDAGELTNSETSSHSGNASILGWAMNSLSIKGKPAEHTTPHLAASSSAPNISVVANASTVVPDIHSTPMVRASSSADIVDQPAPESPTSTDGWGELENGITGDHENDKDGWDDFMPLEDLNPSPALASIQAAQKRPVAQTKPPVSNMRSKTSTHVTINEDDDLWGSISAPPPKVASKSQNVKPNAPVDNDDPWAAIAAPPPTTRAKPLSAGRARGSKPAAPKLGAQRINRTSSSGV from the exons CTGGATGGATCCCCTGTATCAATATTTTCACTCACGGGAAGTAATGCTGGTGATGGACGTATAGCTGCTGCTCGTAATGGTGTCAAACGGCTTCGAACA GTCAGGCATCCAAACGTTTTATCGTTTCTTCATAGTACTGAGGCTGAAATTAATGATGGCTCATTAACGAAGGTCACTATATATATTGTCACTGAACCTGTTATGCCCCTTGCAGAAAAAATTAAGGAATTAGGATTACAAGGTACAAAAAG GGATGAGTATTATGCCTGGGGCCTGCAGCGGATAGCAAAGGCTGTGAGCTTCCTCAATAACGATTGCAAACTT GTCCATGGTAATGTTTGTTTGGAAAGTGTGGTTGTTACTCAAACTTTGGACTGGAAGTTGCATGGTTTTGATGTTCTTTCTGCATTTGACGGAAACAATGAAGCATCTGCTGGACCAATGCTG GAATATGATTGGCTTGTGGGTGCACAATATAAACCAGTGGAGCTGGCAAAATCAGACTGGGCTACTATTAGAAAATCTCCACCATGGGCTATTGATTCCTGGGGTTTAG GCTGTCTCATTTATGAGATATTTTCGGGCCTAAAACTGAGCAAGACGGAGGAGCTGCGGAATACAGCATTGTTACCCAAG TCTCTACTTCCAGATTATCAGCGCCTTTTAAATTCTACGCCTTCTCGTAGATTGAATTCGTCAAAGCTTGTGGAGAACTGTG AATTTTTTCAGAACAAGTTGGTGGATACTATCCATTTTATGGAAATACTTAATTTAAAAGATAGTGTTGAGAAGGATACATTTTTCCGTAAGCTTCCAACTCTAGCAGAGCAACTGCCTCGTGAAATTGTGCTAAAGAAG TTACTTCCTTTACTTGCTTCTGCCTTGGAGTTTGGTTCAGCCGGAGCACCAGCTTTGACTCCTTTACTGAAATTCGGTGCTTGGCTTTCACCAGAAGAGTTCAACATAAAG GTCCTACCGACATTAGTGAAACTTTTTGCCTCCAATGATCGAGCTATTCGAGTTGGTCTCTTGCAGCATATAGATCAATATGGGGAATCATTTTCCGCTCAAGTTGCTGATGAGCAA GTTTACCCTCATATAGCCACTGGATTTTCAGATACATCTGCCTTTCTGCGTGAATTGACTCTTAAGTCAATGCTAGTTCTTGCTCCAAAG TTATCTCAGCGCACTCTTTCTGGGTCACTCTTAAAATATCTTTCAAAGCTCCAG GTGGATGAAGAACCAGCAATCAGAACAAATACTACCATACTACTTGGAAATTTGGCGAGTTATCTTAATGAAGGG ACACGTAAGAGAGTTTTGATTAATGCGTTCACTGTTCGTGCTTTGAGGGATACATTTCCTCCTGCACGAGGAGCAG GTATAATGGCTCTATGTGCAACTAGTTCCTATTATGATGCCCAAGAGATTGCTGTTCGTATATTGCCGAACGTTGTTGTACTTATTGTAGATCCTGACAG CGATGTTCGATCAAAGGCATTTGAAGCAGTTGAACAGTTTTTGCTGATAGTGAAGCAGTTCCATGACAAG ACACGTTCAGGAGATGCCGGTGAGCTTACAAACTCAGAAACTTCATCACATTCAGGCAATGCGAGTATACTAGG ATGGGCCATGAACTCTTTATCTATCAAAGGAAAGCCTGCTGAACATACTACTCCGCATTTGGCTGCAAGTTCTAGTGCACCAAATATTTCTGTGGTTGCCAATGCCAGCACAG TGGTACCAGATATCCATAGTACACCCATGGTCCGAGCAAGTTCATCTGCTGACATAGTCGATCAACCTGCCCCCGAGTCACCTACCTCAACTGATGGATGGGGTGAACTGGAGAATGGTATTACTGGAGATCACGAGAATGATAAAGATGGCTGGGATGATTTTATGCCGCTTGAAGACCTTAATCCATCTCCAGCTCTTGCAAGCATCCAGGCTGCTCAAAAGCGCCCCGTTGCACAGACAAAACCACCGG TTTCAAACATGAGATCAAAAACGTCAACCCACGTTACCattaatgaagatgatgatttatGGGGTTCCATTTCTGCCCCTCCTCCTAAAGTAGCTTCAAAGTCTCAAAACGTGAAACCCAATGCCCCGGTTGATAATGACGACCCCTGGGCCGCCATTGCAGCACCACCGCCAACCACCAGGGCCAAGCCTTTATCCGCTGGTCGTGCCCGAGGATCTAAACCTGCTGCACCAAAATTAGGTGCTCAAAGGATAAACCGGACGTCTTCCTCTGGTGTATGA
- the LOC122589017 gene encoding N-terminal kinase-like protein isoform X2 — translation MSERMCLFNICSVFCVFSVYNVHGNVCLESVVVTQTLDWKLHGFDVLSAFDGNNEASAGPMLEYDWLVGAQYKPVELAKSDWATIRKSPPWAIDSWGLGCLIYEIFSGLKLSKTEELRNTALLPKSLLPDYQRLLNSTPSRRLNSSKLVENCEFFQNKLVDTIHFMEILNLKDSVEKDTFFRKLPTLAEQLPREIVLKKLLPLLASALEFGSAGAPALTPLLKFGAWLSPEEFNIKVLPTLVKLFASNDRAIRVGLLQHIDQYGESFSAQVADEQVYPHIATGFSDTSAFLRELTLKSMLVLAPKLSQRTLSGSLLKYLSKLQVDEEPAIRTNTTILLGNLASYLNEGTRKRVLINAFTVRALRDTFPPARGAGIMALCATSSYYDAQEIAVRILPNVVVLIVDPDSDVRSKAFEAVEQFLLIVKQFHDKTRSGDAGELTNSETSSHSGNASILGWAMNSLSIKGKPAEHTTPHLAASSSAPNISVVANASTVVPDIHSTPMVRASSSADIVDQPAPESPTSTDGWGELENGITGDHENDKDGWDDFMPLEDLNPSPALASIQAAQKRPVAQTKPPVSNMRSKTSTHVTINEDDDLWGSISAPPPKVASKSQNVKPNAPVDNDDPWAAIAAPPPTTRAKPLSAGRARGSKPAAPKLGAQRINRTSSSGV, via the exons ATGAGCGAGAGGATGTGTTTATTCAACATTTGCAGTGTTTTCTGTGTATTCAGTGTGTATAAT GTCCATGGTAATGTTTGTTTGGAAAGTGTGGTTGTTACTCAAACTTTGGACTGGAAGTTGCATGGTTTTGATGTTCTTTCTGCATTTGACGGAAACAATGAAGCATCTGCTGGACCAATGCTG GAATATGATTGGCTTGTGGGTGCACAATATAAACCAGTGGAGCTGGCAAAATCAGACTGGGCTACTATTAGAAAATCTCCACCATGGGCTATTGATTCCTGGGGTTTAG GCTGTCTCATTTATGAGATATTTTCGGGCCTAAAACTGAGCAAGACGGAGGAGCTGCGGAATACAGCATTGTTACCCAAG TCTCTACTTCCAGATTATCAGCGCCTTTTAAATTCTACGCCTTCTCGTAGATTGAATTCGTCAAAGCTTGTGGAGAACTGTG AATTTTTTCAGAACAAGTTGGTGGATACTATCCATTTTATGGAAATACTTAATTTAAAAGATAGTGTTGAGAAGGATACATTTTTCCGTAAGCTTCCAACTCTAGCAGAGCAACTGCCTCGTGAAATTGTGCTAAAGAAG TTACTTCCTTTACTTGCTTCTGCCTTGGAGTTTGGTTCAGCCGGAGCACCAGCTTTGACTCCTTTACTGAAATTCGGTGCTTGGCTTTCACCAGAAGAGTTCAACATAAAG GTCCTACCGACATTAGTGAAACTTTTTGCCTCCAATGATCGAGCTATTCGAGTTGGTCTCTTGCAGCATATAGATCAATATGGGGAATCATTTTCCGCTCAAGTTGCTGATGAGCAA GTTTACCCTCATATAGCCACTGGATTTTCAGATACATCTGCCTTTCTGCGTGAATTGACTCTTAAGTCAATGCTAGTTCTTGCTCCAAAG TTATCTCAGCGCACTCTTTCTGGGTCACTCTTAAAATATCTTTCAAAGCTCCAG GTGGATGAAGAACCAGCAATCAGAACAAATACTACCATACTACTTGGAAATTTGGCGAGTTATCTTAATGAAGGG ACACGTAAGAGAGTTTTGATTAATGCGTTCACTGTTCGTGCTTTGAGGGATACATTTCCTCCTGCACGAGGAGCAG GTATAATGGCTCTATGTGCAACTAGTTCCTATTATGATGCCCAAGAGATTGCTGTTCGTATATTGCCGAACGTTGTTGTACTTATTGTAGATCCTGACAG CGATGTTCGATCAAAGGCATTTGAAGCAGTTGAACAGTTTTTGCTGATAGTGAAGCAGTTCCATGACAAG ACACGTTCAGGAGATGCCGGTGAGCTTACAAACTCAGAAACTTCATCACATTCAGGCAATGCGAGTATACTAGG ATGGGCCATGAACTCTTTATCTATCAAAGGAAAGCCTGCTGAACATACTACTCCGCATTTGGCTGCAAGTTCTAGTGCACCAAATATTTCTGTGGTTGCCAATGCCAGCACAG TGGTACCAGATATCCATAGTACACCCATGGTCCGAGCAAGTTCATCTGCTGACATAGTCGATCAACCTGCCCCCGAGTCACCTACCTCAACTGATGGATGGGGTGAACTGGAGAATGGTATTACTGGAGATCACGAGAATGATAAAGATGGCTGGGATGATTTTATGCCGCTTGAAGACCTTAATCCATCTCCAGCTCTTGCAAGCATCCAGGCTGCTCAAAAGCGCCCCGTTGCACAGACAAAACCACCGG TTTCAAACATGAGATCAAAAACGTCAACCCACGTTACCattaatgaagatgatgatttatGGGGTTCCATTTCTGCCCCTCCTCCTAAAGTAGCTTCAAAGTCTCAAAACGTGAAACCCAATGCCCCGGTTGATAATGACGACCCCTGGGCCGCCATTGCAGCACCACCGCCAACCACCAGGGCCAAGCCTTTATCCGCTGGTCGTGCCCGAGGATCTAAACCTGCTGCACCAAAATTAGGTGCTCAAAGGATAAACCGGACGTCTTCCTCTGGTGTATGA